In Helicobacter colisuis, one genomic interval encodes:
- a CDS encoding rod shape-determining protein, with protein sequence MLLDKIIGWFSHDISIDLGTANTIVIVKGQGVIINEPSVVAVRNDRYGKNKILAVGHEAKEMVGKTPGSILAVRPMKDGVIADFDMTEKMIRHFIEKAHRRKALMRPRIIVCVPYGLTGVERKAVRESAMSAGAREVFLIEEPMAAAIGAGLPVKEPKGSLVVDIGGGTTEIGVISLGGLVISKSLRTAGDKLDNAVVDYVRRKYSLLIGERTGEIIKIEIGSAISLDEPLSMQVKGRDQVSGLLNTIELTSEDVREAMKEPLKEISNALKDVLEQMPPDLAGDIVENGIVLTGGGALIRGLDKYLSEIVKLPVYVGEEPLLCVAKGTGKALEEIDILQQLSYE encoded by the coding sequence ATGTTATTAGATAAAATAATTGGTTGGTTTTCACATGATATTTCAATTGACTTAGGAACTGCAAATACAATTGTAATTGTAAAAGGGCAAGGTGTCATTATCAATGAACCTTCTGTGGTAGCTGTAAGAAATGACAGATATGGCAAAAATAAGATTCTAGCAGTGGGACATGAAGCCAAAGAAATGGTAGGAAAGACTCCAGGTAGCATCTTAGCGGTGCGACCTATGAAAGATGGTGTTATTGCAGATTTTGATATGACCGAAAAGATGATTCGTCATTTTATAGAAAAAGCTCACCGCAGAAAGGCTTTAATGCGTCCTAGAATTATCGTTTGTGTCCCCTATGGTTTAACAGGCGTAGAACGCAAAGCCGTTAGAGAATCAGCTATGAGTGCTGGAGCTAGAGAAGTATTCTTAATCGAAGAACCAATGGCTGCTGCAATCGGAGCTGGATTGCCTGTTAAAGAGCCAAAAGGTAGCTTAGTAGTTGATATTGGGGGTGGAACAACAGAAATTGGTGTAATTTCACTAGGTGGTTTGGTTATTTCAAAATCCCTAAGAACTGCTGGAGATAAGCTTGATAATGCCGTAGTAGATTATGTAAGGCGCAAATACAGCTTACTTATTGGTGAGCGAACCGGTGAAATTATCAAAATAGAAATCGGATCTGCAATTAGCCTTGATGAACCTTTAAGTATGCAAGTCAAAGGGCGTGATCAAGTAAGTGGATTACTCAACACTATCGAGCTTACAAGCGAGGATGTCAGAGAAGCAATGAAAGAACCACTAAAAGAAATCTCCAATGCCCTAAAAGATGTTCTAGAGCAAATGCCACCAGATTTAGCTGGAGACATTGTTGAGAATGGAATCGTTTTAACCGGCGGTGGAGCCCTCATTAGAGGACTTGATAAATATCTATCCGAAATTGTAAAACTTCCTGTGTATGTTGGCGAAGAGCCACTTTTGTGCGTTGCAAAAGGAACTGGTAAAGCACTAGAAGAAATTGATATTCTTCAACAACTTTCCTATGAGTAA
- the mreC gene encoding rod shape-determining protein MreC yields the protein MKKLFLWILFILIVFFLSTQVSKGLHSKLLYLSDGVKIGILNLNQNITNIITRHFNQAEQIKHLTNELKNKESLQYSLNSLEYRYNALLELLQASNFESPNFHLVRTISYAHLNDYTKVWLQGDNKIISQDKEDKIFGLVINNQVAGIAIFRNNRLMGFLNGDEQCNYSVIIGENKAPGIAKYDINKGFIVDYIPPYPKIKAGDVIKTSGYDGIFYPEIPIGEVQSVEERQGYQIAIIKPFLKEISQFYWLINANQEKDIQEQTDNLLNFN from the coding sequence ATGAAAAAACTCTTCCTTTGGATACTTTTTATTCTTATTGTTTTCTTTCTTTCTACACAAGTCTCCAAAGGATTGCACTCCAAGCTTCTTTACCTTAGCGATGGAGTTAAAATTGGCATTTTAAACCTAAACCAAAACATTACCAATATCATCACAAGACACTTTAACCAAGCAGAGCAAATCAAACATCTAACTAATGAATTAAAAAACAAAGAAAGTTTGCAATACTCCCTTAACTCTTTAGAATATAGATACAATGCCCTCTTAGAACTGCTCCAAGCTAGTAATTTTGAATCGCCTAATTTTCATCTTGTCCGAACGATTTCTTATGCACACCTCAATGACTACACAAAAGTTTGGCTCCAAGGCGATAACAAAATTATCTCCCAAGATAAAGAGGACAAAATCTTTGGGCTTGTTATAAACAATCAAGTTGCAGGGATTGCGATTTTTAGAAACAATCGTTTAATGGGCTTTTTAAATGGCGATGAACAATGTAATTATAGTGTGATTATAGGAGAAAACAAAGCCCCAGGAATCGCAAAATACGATATTAACAAAGGCTTTATTGTGGATTATATTCCACCCTATCCAAAAATAAAAGCAGGGGATGTAATAAAAACAAGTGGTTATGATGGGATTTTCTACCCTGAGATTCCTATAGGAGAAGTCCAATCCGTAGAAGAAAGACAAGGCTATCAAATCGCTATTATTAAACCCTTCTTAAAAGAAATATCACAATTTTATTGGCTCATTAACGCCAACCAAGAAAAAGATATTCAAGAACAAACCGATAATCTTCTTAATTTTAATTAA
- a CDS encoding hydrogenase small subunit, with product MEKEELLLQKAQKRLKEISKFPALKEGNSIKRMLQEKGISRRDFLKWAGAMTAMLSLPASFAPLTAKAAEVSDRLPVIWLHLAECTGCSESLLRSDGPGIASLIFDYISLEYHETIMAASGFQAEHNLQSAMEKYKGRYVLMVEGGVPTALEGQYLTIGAHGKTGLETAKEASENAAAIFAIGTCSSFGGIQAANPNPTAAKPLSAITNKPVINVPGCPPSEKNIVGNVIHFILFGTLPSLDAFNRPKWAYGLRIHDLCERRGHFDAGEFVQNFGDEGAKNGYCLYKVGCKGPYTFNNCSKLRFNSHTSWPIQAGHGCIGCSEPNFWDTMGPFEEPLGNKVYNVPFFSGKDRTADNIGITLLGVAAIGMAAHAVLSSMRKNKD from the coding sequence TTGGAAAAAGAAGAGCTCTTGCTTCAAAAAGCACAGAAAAGATTAAAAGAGATTAGTAAATTCCCAGCCTTAAAAGAAGGAAACAGCATTAAAAGAATGTTACAAGAAAAGGGAATTTCAAGAAGAGATTTTCTAAAATGGGCAGGTGCGATGACTGCAATGCTTTCACTTCCCGCAAGCTTTGCACCGCTAACTGCAAAGGCTGCTGAAGTATCTGATCGCTTACCTGTCATTTGGCTTCATTTAGCAGAATGCACCGGCTGCAGTGAAAGCTTACTTAGAAGCGATGGACCAGGTATTGCAAGTTTAATTTTTGATTATATCTCTTTAGAATATCACGAAACCATTATGGCAGCTTCTGGCTTCCAAGCCGAACACAATCTTCAATCAGCTATGGAAAAATACAAAGGACGTTATGTTTTAATGGTAGAAGGTGGCGTTCCAACTGCACTAGAAGGGCAATATTTAACCATTGGAGCACACGGCAAAACAGGTTTAGAAACTGCTAAGGAAGCAAGTGAAAATGCAGCAGCTATCTTTGCAATTGGAACCTGTTCTAGTTTTGGCGGTATTCAAGCAGCTAATCCAAACCCGACTGCTGCTAAACCACTTAGTGCCATTACTAATAAGCCTGTTATCAATGTCCCAGGCTGTCCTCCAAGCGAAAAAAATATTGTTGGAAATGTGATTCATTTTATTTTGTTTGGAACCTTGCCAAGCCTTGATGCTTTCAATCGTCCTAAATGGGCTTATGGACTTAGAATCCACGATCTATGTGAGAGAAGAGGACACTTTGATGCAGGGGAATTTGTTCAAAACTTTGGCGATGAGGGAGCCAAAAATGGATATTGCCTTTATAAAGTTGGTTGCAAAGGACCTTACACTTTTAATAACTGCTCCAAACTTCGCTTTAACTCCCACACAAGTTGGCCAATTCAAGCAGGACACGGCTGCATTGGCTGTAGCGAACCAAACTTCTGGGATACTATGGGACCTTTTGAAGAACCACTTGGAAACAAAGTCTATAATGTCCCTTTCTTTAGTGGAAAAGATAGAACAGCAGACAATATCGGAATCACGCTATTAGGGGTTGCGGCAATTGGTATGGCAGCACACGCTGTTTTATCTAGTATGAGAAAAAATAAAGACTAA
- a CDS encoding nickel-dependent hydrogenase large subunit, with translation MTKRIIVDPITRIEGHLRIEVIVDENNVITDAYSSSTLWRGIEVIVKNRDPRDVGFMVQRICGVCTYSHYKAGITAVEDALGIQIPFNAQMVRSLMNVSLVLHDHLVHFYHLHGLDWCDITSALKADPKKASELAFKYVKNPIATGEDELKAVQEKVAKFASAKQGLGPFANAYWGHKTYQFSPEQNLIVLSHYLKALEVQRVAAQMMAIFGAKQPHPQSLTVGGVTCVADILDPSRLGDWLTKYKEVADFINRAYYADVVMAAEVYKNEPSVLKGCGVKNFLSYAEIPVNRNETLYSSGIVRNGDISKLIEINEELITEEATHSWYQNDKALHPYDGETTPNYTGFVDADTIGPDGTPIKTKALNLDGKYSWIKSPRYNGESMEVGPLAAIVVGLAAKNPRITKIATQFLKDTGLPIEALFTTLGRTAARLLECKLSADYGIEAFNSLVENLKTGDQATCAPYEIDNNKEYKGRYIGNVPRGMLSHWVRIKDGVVSNYQAVVPSTWNAGPKDSKNQMGPYEASLVGIKIQDITQPLEIIRTIHSFDPCIACAVHLMDTKGNEIGQYKIDPIAMNCNI, from the coding sequence ATGACAAAAAGAATTATTGTTGATCCTATTACAAGAATCGAAGGACATTTAAGAATCGAAGTCATTGTTGATGAAAATAATGTCATCACTGATGCTTATTCAAGCTCGACTTTGTGGAGAGGTATTGAAGTGATTGTCAAAAACCGCGATCCCCGAGATGTTGGTTTTATGGTGCAAAGGATTTGCGGAGTTTGCACCTATTCTCACTACAAAGCAGGAATCACAGCTGTTGAAGATGCTCTAGGCATTCAAATCCCTTTTAATGCCCAAATGGTGCGAAGCCTTATGAATGTTTCTCTTGTGCTACACGATCATTTAGTGCATTTCTATCACCTACACGGATTAGATTGGTGCGACATTACTAGCGCTCTCAAAGCTGATCCCAAAAAAGCTTCAGAACTTGCCTTTAAATATGTTAAAAACCCTATTGCAACAGGTGAAGATGAACTTAAAGCTGTGCAAGAAAAAGTAGCAAAATTTGCAAGTGCCAAACAAGGCTTAGGTCCTTTTGCAAATGCTTATTGGGGGCATAAAACTTACCAATTCTCACCAGAACAAAATCTCATTGTGCTTTCTCATTATCTAAAAGCGCTTGAAGTGCAAAGAGTAGCTGCGCAAATGATGGCAATCTTTGGAGCAAAACAACCACACCCACAAAGCTTAACCGTTGGTGGAGTAACTTGTGTAGCCGATATTTTAGATCCTTCAAGGCTTGGAGATTGGCTCACCAAATACAAAGAAGTTGCCGATTTTATAAATCGTGCTTATTATGCTGATGTAGTAATGGCAGCTGAAGTCTATAAAAACGAACCCAGTGTGCTTAAAGGTTGTGGCGTAAAAAACTTCCTAAGCTATGCAGAGATTCCAGTCAATCGCAATGAGACACTTTATAGCAGTGGAATCGTTCGCAATGGAGATATTTCAAAACTCATTGAAATCAACGAGGAATTAATCACTGAAGAAGCAACACATTCGTGGTATCAAAACGACAAAGCCCTTCACCCCTATGATGGAGAGACAACACCTAACTATACCGGCTTTGTAGATGCTGATACAATCGGACCTGATGGCACTCCGATAAAAACAAAAGCTCTAAACTTAGATGGAAAATATAGCTGGATAAAATCTCCTCGCTACAATGGTGAGTCTATGGAAGTTGGACCTTTGGCTGCTATCGTTGTGGGATTAGCAGCTAAAAATCCAAGAATCACAAAAATTGCCACCCAATTCCTAAAAGACACTGGTTTGCCTATTGAAGCGCTTTTCACAACTTTAGGCAGAACAGCAGCAAGACTTTTAGAATGTAAGCTTTCTGCAGATTATGGAATTGAAGCCTTTAACTCTCTAGTTGAAAACCTAAAAACCGGTGATCAAGCTACTTGCGCACCTTATGAGATAGATAACAACAAAGAATACAAAGGACGCTACATCGGAAATGTTCCACGGGGTATGCTAAGCCACTGGGTTAGAATCAAAGATGGAGTGGTTTCAAACTACCAAGCAGTCGTTCCAAGCACTTGGAATGCAGGACCAAAAGATTCTAAAAATCAAATGGGACCTTATGAGGCTTCCTTAGTGGGCATTAAGATTCAAGACATTACTCAACCTTTAGAAATTATCCGCACAATCCACTCTTTTGATCCTTGTATTGCTTGTGCGGTGCATTTAATGGATACTAAAGGTAACGAAATTGGACAATATAAAATTGACCCAATCGCGATGAATTGCAATATCTAA
- the cybH gene encoding Ni/Fe-hydrogenase, b-type cytochrome subunit, whose product METKYKSVLEFSKLTRIFHWIRALAIFALIATGFYLAYPFLSANPDYEIYSLSRIWHISIGFLLIAISIFRIYLFVFTKECQMERRSFLDLINPIVWFQILKTYLLLGGHPHNKGSYNPLQLVTYIAIMILIILISLTGLILYTHIYHQGLGGFLMPIMKPLEVLCGGIANVRLIHHILTWAFIIFIPIHIYMASWNAVKFPGSGIDTIVSGLRFEKDETHQ is encoded by the coding sequence ATGGAAACAAAATACAAATCTGTCCTTGAGTTTTCAAAACTAACAAGGATATTTCATTGGATTCGTGCTTTGGCGATTTTTGCGCTTATCGCCACAGGTTTCTACCTTGCCTACCCTTTTTTAAGTGCCAATCCAGATTATGAGATTTATTCTCTATCAAGAATCTGGCATATATCCATCGGATTTTTACTTATTGCAATTTCAATCTTTAGAATCTACCTCTTTGTTTTTACAAAAGAATGTCAAATGGAGCGTCGCTCATTTTTAGATCTCATTAACCCAATAGTATGGTTTCAGATTCTAAAAACCTATCTTTTGCTTGGGGGACATCCGCACAACAAAGGCTCTTACAATCCTTTGCAGCTTGTAACCTACATTGCCATAATGATTCTTATTATTCTCATCTCGCTAACAGGGCTTATTCTCTATACACATATTTATCACCAAGGGCTTGGCGGTTTCCTTATGCCAATTATGAAGCCCCTAGAAGTGCTTTGTGGCGGGATAGCAAATGTCCGCTTGATTCACCACATTTTGACTTGGGCATTTATTATTTTCATTCCTATCCATATTTATATGGCAAGCTGGAATGCAGTGAAATTTCCAGGTTCAGGAATCGACACAATCGTAAGCGGACTAAGATTTGAAAAAGATGAAACACATCAATGA
- a CDS encoding HyaD/HybD family hydrogenase maturation endopeptidase, which yields MKILILGIGNILFGDEGIGVHLSNFLKVNYTFSGEHSLDIIDGGTMAQHLIPIITQYDRVLILDCIDADNAKIGDVYFFDFSAIPDNITWAGSAHEVEMLQTLKMIEMLGDLPPTKILGVKPVVIGSDPTFELSPEILKAAKTMETQAIKYLQELGIKTNPKDQKTQKDLQEIANLSYKGF from the coding sequence ATGAAGATTCTCATTTTAGGCATTGGAAATATTCTTTTTGGCGATGAGGGGATTGGAGTGCATCTCTCCAATTTTCTCAAAGTCAATTACACTTTTAGCGGTGAGCATTCACTAGATATTATTGATGGCGGAACGATGGCGCAGCACCTAATCCCCATTATCACTCAATATGATCGCGTTTTAATCTTAGATTGCATTGATGCTGATAATGCCAAAATCGGAGATGTGTATTTTTTTGACTTCAGTGCCATCCCAGATAATATCACTTGGGCAGGTAGCGCACACGAAGTAGAAATGCTACAAACACTAAAGATGATTGAAATGTTAGGCGACTTGCCACCCACCAAAATCCTAGGTGTGAAGCCTGTCGTTATCGGAAGTGATCCAACATTTGAATTATCTCCTGAAATTCTAAAAGCGGCTAAAACAATGGAAACACAAGCTATCAAATACCTCCAAGAGCTAGGAATCAAAACCAACCCAAAAGATCAAAAAACCCAAAAAGATTTACAAGAAATCGCAAATCTCTCTTACAAAGGCTTTTAA
- a CDS encoding protein hydE, producing MLLALDFLLIQNLQNLEKIKNFLCKTLTQTAHTFELETQILQTDTSFTLEAKGEEQNLLDFTNALSTSLPLSLQWTFKELRILKALSPTHSLPSPQESSNLLTPLELEKITQKDSSAFCNLWESFIDFTPQKVTFLKDNQKLPLNNPKELQESLQYLSTLLKNKQSIFLKTPLGKKEVILFDENNPPKIQSPYIFVPFCLNNAQSLFKISTEECQALATLEKPLITLKPKSILKALFPTHEVPCILPFDPILLLLSKFLESHSGFYLIEPSQKLSNGICQFFKTDDTPLEISVGKNSLILKHHFKATPTTATCPELLAFKNTIKSQNLTQTNALYLGKHPTHFMLYFNQSFKTPIEFTLQTNLAQILEILKTQNPTTQSLLKNFTKANETLISQLESLPSDDRFSSNLLDLLGLCAILLDLHAPFPFTPNFDSNLKAATKALLQKAGEFVGAKGPRIDFRLEKDKEGKIYLDTLRTLRSVMSFKLAGVESELLCFGILDSMAEFFANLSRDMEENYSTKGIIICGEMFLNKQFLDQFIHYLPKDSEVLGCEIMDFI from the coding sequence TTGCTACTTGCACTTGACTTTTTACTTATCCAAAATTTACAAAATTTAGAAAAAATCAAAAACTTTCTTTGCAAAACACTCACCCAAACCGCCCATACTTTTGAGCTTGAAACACAAATACTCCAAACCGATACAAGCTTCACACTAGAAGCCAAAGGAGAGGAGCAAAACCTATTAGATTTCACAAACGCTTTATCTACAAGTCTTCCACTCTCTTTGCAATGGACTTTTAAGGAGCTAAGAATCTTAAAAGCGCTCTCCCCCACCCACTCTCTCCCAAGCCCACAAGAATCATCAAACCTACTCACCCCGCTTGAATTAGAAAAAATTACCCAAAAAGATTCAAGCGCTTTTTGTAATCTATGGGAAAGTTTCATTGACTTCACACCCCAAAAAGTTACTTTTCTAAAAGACAATCAAAAACTCCCCCTAAACAACCCAAAAGAACTCCAAGAATCACTCCAATACCTAAGCACACTTCTTAAAAATAAACAAAGTATTTTTCTAAAAACTCCCCTAGGCAAAAAAGAAGTCATTCTCTTTGATGAAAATAATCCACCAAAAATTCAATCCCCCTACATTTTTGTGCCATTTTGTCTAAACAATGCCCAATCCCTCTTTAAAATTAGCACTGAAGAATGCCAAGCATTAGCCACGCTAGAAAAGCCCCTCATCACACTCAAGCCCAAATCCATTCTCAAAGCGCTTTTTCCGACACACGAAGTGCCTTGTATTCTCCCCTTTGATCCTATTTTGTTACTACTAAGCAAATTCTTAGAATCCCACAGCGGCTTTTATCTCATAGAACCTAGCCAAAAGCTAAGTAACGGAATCTGCCAATTTTTCAAAACTGATGACACTCCACTAGAAATTAGCGTTGGTAAAAACTCCCTTATTTTAAAACATCATTTTAAAGCCACTCCCACCACAGCCACTTGCCCAGAACTTCTAGCCTTTAAAAACACGATAAAATCCCAAAACTTAACCCAAACAAATGCGCTCTATCTAGGCAAACACCCAACGCATTTTATGCTCTATTTTAACCAAAGCTTCAAAACCCCTATAGAATTCACCCTCCAAACTAACCTAGCCCAAATCCTAGAGATTCTAAAAACCCAAAACCCCACCACCCAATCTTTGCTAAAAAACTTCACCAAAGCCAATGAAACTCTCATCTCACAGCTAGAATCACTCCCCTCAGACGATAGATTTTCAAGCAATCTCTTAGATTTACTAGGCTTGTGCGCTATCTTGCTAGATTTACACGCACCCTTTCCCTTTACACCAAACTTTGATTCAAATCTCAAAGCCGCCACAAAAGCACTCTTACAAAAAGCAGGGGAATTTGTCGGTGCCAAAGGACCACGTATTGACTTTAGATTAGAAAAAGACAAGGAAGGCAAAATCTACCTTGACACTCTACGCACCTTGCGATCAGTAATGAGCTTCAAACTCGCAGGAGTGGAGAGCGAATTGCTTTGTTTTGGCATTTTGGATTCGATGGCAGAATTCTTTGCTAACCTAAGTCGCGATATGGAGGAAAACTATAGCACAAAAGGCATCATCATCTGCGGAGAAATGTTTTTAAACAAACAATTCCTAGATCAATTCATCCACTATCTCCCAAAAGATTCTGAAGTGCTTGGCTGTGAAATAATGGACTTCATCTAA